Proteins encoded by one window of Phytohabitans houttuyneae:
- a CDS encoding carbohydrate ABC transporter permease, protein MSGRRAARGRGLGYGMLAPAMVVLAALIIGPLVYSGVLSAYEWKLTDIGLPKPFVGLDNYTRLFEDPMVRVALRNTIVYVIGSVGAELVLGFIVAAALFEMTKGRKLANALILLPMIIAPVITALLWRYLLDPQFGLVSQVSGAVGLPSGVGWFGDSSLALPALMMVDIWQWTPFVVLILHAGMLSIGEEQFEAARVDGAVHLRILQRIVLPAIVPQILLVLLFRTMDTYRIFDTVFVLTKGGPGTATETIGLYTYRTGFSYFDMGYAMALSIFILVTVVFISAVYVRLLRRREVL, encoded by the coding sequence ATGAGCGGCAGACGCGCGGCACGGGGGCGCGGCCTCGGGTACGGCATGCTGGCGCCGGCCATGGTGGTACTGGCCGCGCTCATCATCGGCCCGCTGGTCTACTCCGGCGTGCTTTCCGCGTACGAGTGGAAGCTCACCGACATCGGGCTGCCCAAGCCGTTCGTGGGGTTGGACAACTACACGCGGCTCTTCGAGGACCCCATGGTGCGGGTCGCGCTGCGCAACACGATCGTGTACGTCATCGGCTCGGTCGGCGCCGAGCTCGTGCTCGGCTTCATCGTGGCCGCCGCGCTCTTCGAGATGACGAAGGGACGCAAGCTGGCCAACGCGCTGATCCTGCTCCCGATGATCATCGCGCCGGTCATCACCGCGCTGCTCTGGCGGTACCTGCTGGACCCGCAGTTCGGGCTCGTCTCGCAGGTCAGCGGCGCGGTGGGGCTGCCGAGCGGCGTCGGCTGGTTCGGCGACTCAAGCCTCGCCCTGCCCGCGCTCATGATGGTGGACATCTGGCAGTGGACGCCCTTCGTCGTGCTGATCCTGCACGCCGGGATGCTCTCGATCGGCGAAGAGCAGTTCGAGGCGGCGCGGGTCGACGGGGCTGTGCACCTGCGCATCCTGCAGCGCATCGTGTTGCCCGCCATCGTGCCGCAGATCCTGCTCGTGCTGCTCTTCCGGACGATGGACACCTACCGCATCTTCGACACCGTCTTCGTGCTCACCAAGGGCGGTCCGGGGACGGCGACCGAGACGATCGGCCTCTACACGTACCGGACCGGCTTCTCGTACTTCGACATGGGCTACGCGATGGCGTTGAGCATCTTCATCCTCGTGACCGTCGTGTTCATCTCCGCCGTGTACGTCCGCCTGTTGCGCCGCCGGGAGGTGCTGTGA
- a CDS encoding extracellular solute-binding protein, translating to MAVHRRWSVAAVALLAAAGLVACGSDDGGGSGSGDPNAAPATAGGPMGRFPGAKLVLSRWAGDPWTSGQKTAAGEWATATGGALDIDAVPYENLHDKQALTLTGAGGYDIIYVHPSWFGEFAKAGYLAPIDDYLGDANRNPSGFSADSYLPNVLAQGKYDGKQYCLPDFVSTTVLAYRKDVFEANGIPEPKTLDEVAAAAAQLNGKNGLAGMSIPGKRGGAVADIMGSLLTAQGNWWYDAQGKSTLDKAAAAKAVDFYAKVAKTAPSGVLNFHVDEAATAAAQGKAAMIISTTPSLQALEDPAKSTTAGKWGYVPLAFTADKPAGELIYWNWCIAEKSTNKDAAYSFLQWYTNGPQQAKVAVAAATAGATKDFYTNTEVAAKLPFLSAMNQALTTSNPQPSLATWPKAQDQIELAVQEAIEGKKTPDQAADAMGQAVTDALG from the coding sequence ATGGCTGTACATAGGCGATGGTCCGTAGCGGCGGTCGCGCTTCTGGCCGCGGCGGGACTCGTCGCGTGCGGCTCCGACGACGGTGGCGGCAGCGGGTCCGGTGACCCGAACGCCGCACCGGCCACCGCGGGCGGTCCGATGGGCCGCTTCCCCGGAGCCAAACTCGTGCTCTCCCGGTGGGCGGGCGACCCGTGGACCAGCGGCCAGAAGACGGCCGCCGGCGAGTGGGCCACCGCGACCGGCGGCGCGCTCGACATCGACGCCGTCCCGTACGAGAACCTGCACGACAAGCAGGCGCTCACCCTCACCGGCGCGGGCGGGTACGACATCATCTACGTCCACCCGAGCTGGTTCGGCGAGTTCGCCAAGGCCGGCTACCTGGCGCCGATCGACGACTACCTCGGCGACGCCAACCGCAACCCGTCGGGCTTCTCGGCCGACTCGTACCTGCCGAACGTGCTCGCGCAGGGCAAGTACGACGGCAAGCAGTACTGCCTGCCCGACTTCGTCTCCACGACCGTGCTCGCGTACCGCAAGGACGTGTTCGAGGCCAACGGCATCCCCGAGCCGAAGACGCTCGACGAGGTCGCGGCGGCCGCGGCCCAGCTGAACGGCAAGAACGGCCTCGCCGGCATGTCGATACCGGGCAAGCGGGGCGGCGCGGTCGCGGACATCATGGGCTCGCTGCTCACCGCGCAGGGCAACTGGTGGTACGACGCGCAGGGCAAGTCCACGCTGGACAAGGCGGCGGCGGCCAAGGCGGTCGACTTCTACGCCAAGGTGGCCAAGACCGCGCCGAGCGGTGTGCTCAACTTCCACGTCGACGAGGCGGCGACCGCGGCGGCGCAGGGCAAGGCCGCCATGATCATCAGTACCACGCCGTCGCTGCAGGCGCTGGAGGACCCGGCGAAGTCGACGACCGCGGGCAAGTGGGGCTACGTGCCGCTCGCGTTCACCGCGGACAAGCCGGCCGGCGAGCTCATCTACTGGAACTGGTGCATCGCCGAGAAGTCCACGAACAAGGACGCCGCCTACTCGTTCCTGCAGTGGTACACGAACGGGCCGCAGCAGGCGAAGGTGGCCGTCGCGGCCGCCACCGCAGGCGCCACCAAGGACTTCTACACGAACACCGAGGTGGCGGCGAAGCTGCCGTTCCTCTCCGCGATGAACCAGGCCCTCACCACCTCCAACCCGCAGCCCAGCCTCGCCACCTGGCCCAAGGCGCAGGACCAGATCGAGCTGGCGGTGCAGGAGGCGATCGAGGGCAAGAAGACGCCGGACCAGGCGGCCGACGCCATGGGACAGGCAGTCACCGATGCCCTTGGCTAG
- a CDS encoding Gfo/Idh/MocA family protein, translating to MDAGPGAGRWGAWIDEGSHGIDLLRWLVGDITEVSAFTANRAKPGFDGEDLAAAILRYASGGLGEIGTVWSMNADIGMRNLLEIYGTDGTLSMRATDPFPRVEVYRGGDDPLYRGWTTPHIEPDAAEPHDYGSWPPHTHHYKREVASYVHRVLTGQRPFGPTLEDGLACLSVIAAGYASAAAGGGAVAVDRDPLPAGA from the coding sequence GTGGATGCAGGACCCGGCGCTGGGCGGTGGGGCGCCTGGATCGACGAAGGCTCGCACGGCATCGACCTGCTGCGCTGGCTGGTCGGCGACATCACCGAGGTGTCCGCGTTCACGGCCAACCGGGCCAAACCCGGCTTCGACGGCGAAGACCTCGCCGCCGCCATCCTGCGCTACGCGAGCGGCGGGCTCGGCGAAATCGGCACGGTTTGGAGCATGAACGCCGACATCGGCATGCGAAACCTGCTGGAGATATACGGCACCGACGGCACCCTTTCGATGCGGGCCACCGACCCGTTTCCCCGCGTCGAGGTCTACCGCGGGGGCGACGACCCGCTCTACCGCGGCTGGACCACACCACACATCGAACCCGACGCGGCCGAGCCCCACGACTACGGGTCCTGGCCGCCGCACACGCATCACTACAAGCGCGAGGTCGCCTCCTACGTGCACCGGGTGCTGACCGGCCAGCGGCCGTTCGGCCCGACGCTCGAGGACGGGCTCGCCTGCCTTTCGGTCATCGCGGCGGGGTACGCCTCGGCCGCGGCGGGCGGCGGCGCGGTAGCCGTCGACCGCGACCCCTTGCCGGCCGGCGCGTAG
- a CDS encoding Gfo/Idh/MocA family protein — translation MSGVCVVGAGFWAREMHLPALARIPGAKIISVVATSEESAKAAAGPYGARAFTDLEAAVSDPEVDVVDVVAPPDVHLPAVLAAARHGRHAICIKPLGRTLAEADEMLAAVAAAGTRLFYAENVPFIPALQEARKLVDSGQIGDVFRVKACEGIGEPHSPWFFDPARSGGGAILDMAVHSIEFCRFFAGAPVASVYAEAGTFRWADRTPAEDTAVLTLRFANGAIGQCEDSWSLAGAMDSRFEIFGTEGRILVDNLHRQPLQAVSERAGWSYPLPVPGLLADGHLDMLTHFIDRIRDGGPSLSDGQVGRDVLAVVDAALRSVASGRREDVTP, via the coding sequence GTGAGCGGGGTATGTGTCGTCGGGGCGGGGTTCTGGGCGCGGGAGATGCACCTGCCGGCGCTCGCCAGGATTCCCGGTGCCAAGATCATTAGCGTGGTCGCGACCAGCGAGGAGTCGGCCAAGGCGGCGGCCGGCCCGTACGGCGCCCGCGCGTTCACCGACCTCGAGGCGGCCGTGTCCGACCCCGAGGTGGACGTGGTCGATGTCGTGGCCCCGCCCGACGTGCACCTGCCGGCGGTGCTCGCCGCCGCCCGGCACGGCCGGCACGCGATCTGCATCAAGCCGCTCGGCCGTACACTCGCGGAGGCCGACGAGATGCTCGCCGCCGTCGCCGCGGCCGGCACCCGCCTCTTCTACGCCGAAAACGTGCCCTTCATCCCGGCGCTCCAGGAGGCGCGCAAGCTCGTCGACAGCGGCCAGATCGGCGACGTCTTCCGGGTCAAGGCGTGCGAGGGCATCGGCGAGCCGCACTCGCCCTGGTTTTTCGACCCGGCCCGCAGCGGCGGCGGCGCGATCCTCGACATGGCGGTACACAGCATCGAGTTCTGCCGGTTCTTCGCCGGCGCGCCGGTCGCCTCCGTGTACGCCGAGGCCGGCACCTTCCGCTGGGCCGACCGCACGCCCGCGGAGGACACCGCCGTCCTCACGCTCCGCTTCGCCAACGGCGCCATCGGCCAGTGCGAAGACAGCTGGAGCCTCGCCGGCGCGATGGACTCCCGCTTCGAGATCTTCGGCACCGAGGGCCGCATCCTCGTCGACAACCTCCACCGCCAGCCGCTGCAGGCGGTGAGCGAGCGCGCCGGCTGGTCGTACCCGCTGCCCGTGCCCGGACTCCTGGCCGACGGCCACCTCGACATGCTCACCCACTTCATCGACCGCATCCGCGACGGCGGCCCTTCGCTGTCCGACGGGCAGGTGGGCCGCGACGTGCTCGCCGTGGTCGACGCCGCACTCCGCTCGGTGGCGAGCGGCCGTAGAGAGGACGTCACACCGTGA